A single Phragmites australis chromosome 4, lpPhrAust1.1, whole genome shotgun sequence DNA region contains:
- the LOC133915858 gene encoding uncharacterized protein LOC133915858 isoform X2 has protein sequence MAIASCLRAPPAASSAAQRLRIPPPLPPFAAALPGGARRRRVGVVAASASPFDELHARGRPVHGPSKKSMLWNLIQDIEPLDLSVIQKDVAPETVDAMKRTISGMLGLLPSDQFCVVVEALWNPFFKLLVSSIMTGYTLRNAEYRLSFERNLELSEEDAECPKSDITEDNHHNINLGRPVTISRLSEEDKPQNPGKSDEELSCENVGKELGNLTPQTEEYIIQMQSRLDAMKKELHDLRRKNSALQMQQFVGEEKNDLLDYLRSLTPEKVAELSESTCPGVQEAIHSVVHGLLATLSPKIHSKVPPPLENAAGGALNLGCENDDCAELVENASLPFQPLISVRRDCLARLLFCCLGACCWVTTSGAWSTG, from the exons ATGGCGATCGCCTCCTGCCTCCGCGCGCCCCCCGCCGCGTCATCCGCAGCGCAGCGCCTCAGGATCCCCCCTCCGCTGCCGCCGTTCGCGGCGGCGCTGCCGGGTGGGGCCCGGCGCAGAAGGGTCGGGGTGGTGGCCGCATCCGCGTCGCCCTTCGACGAGCTCCACGCGCGGGGGAGGCCCGTCCACGGACCCTCCAAG AAATCCATGCTCTGGAACCTGATCCAGGATATAGAGCCTCTGGACCTGAGTGTCATTCAGAAAGATGTTGCTCCTGAAACGGTAGATGCAATGAAGAGGACCATTTCTGGCATGTTGGGTCTGCTTCCATCCGATCAGTTCTGTGTCGTTGTAGAAGCCCTTTGGAACCCCTTCTTCAAGTTATTGGTATCTTCTATTATGACTGG GTATACTCTACGTAACGCCGAGTACAGGCTTTCTTTTGAAAGAAACCTAGAACTTTCTGAAGAAGATGCAGAATGTCCGAAAAGTGATATTACTGAAGATAATCATCATAACATCAACTTGGGTAGGCCTGTCACGATTTCCAGATTATCAGAAGAGGACAAGCCCCAGAACCCTGGAAAAAGTGATGAAGAATTGTCATGTGAAAATGTGGGAAAAGAGCTAGGTAACTTAACACCTCAAACAGAAGAGTACATTATTCAGATGCAATCTCGTTTGGATGCCATGAAAAAG GAGTTGCATGACCTCAGGCGGAAAAATTCTGCCCTACAGATGCAACAGTTCGTCGGAGAAGAGAAAAATGACTTGCTGGACTATTTGAGGTCACTAACACCAGAGAAG GTTGCTGAACTATCGGAGTCTACATGTCCCGGCGTGCAAGAAGCAATTCACTCTGTGGTGCATGGTTTGCTTGCTACTCTTTCCCCCAAGATACACTCAAAGGTCCCTCCGCCGCTAGAGAATGCTGCTGGGGGTGCCCTAAACCTTGGGTGCGAGAATGATGATTGTGCAGAGCTTGTTGAGAATGCTTCCCTCCCGTTTCAGCCCCTAATATCTGTTCGTCGGGACTGTCTTGCACGTCTGCTGTTCTG ttgtttagGTGCATGCTGCTGGGTCACTACATCCGGGGCCTGGAGTACCGGTTAG
- the LOC133915858 gene encoding uncharacterized protein LOC133915858 isoform X1, producing the protein MAIASCLRAPPAASSAAQRLRIPPPLPPFAAALPGGARRRRVGVVAASASPFDELHARGRPVHGPSKKSMLWNLIQDIEPLDLSVIQKDVAPETVDAMKRTISGMLGLLPSDQFCVVVEALWNPFFKLLVSSIMTGYTLRNAEYRLSFERNLELSEEDAECPKSDITEDNHHNINLGRPVTISRLSEEDKPQNPGKSDEELSCENVGKELGNLTPQTEEYIIQMQSRLDAMKKELHDLRRKNSALQMQQFVGEEKNDLLDYLRSLTPEKVAELSESTCPGVQEAIHSVVHGLLATLSPKIHSKVPPPLENAAGGALNLGCENDDCAELVENASLPFQPLISVRRDCLARLLFWCMLLGHYIRGLEYRLELVQLLRISSDVGSFSSGDDYVV; encoded by the exons ATGGCGATCGCCTCCTGCCTCCGCGCGCCCCCCGCCGCGTCATCCGCAGCGCAGCGCCTCAGGATCCCCCCTCCGCTGCCGCCGTTCGCGGCGGCGCTGCCGGGTGGGGCCCGGCGCAGAAGGGTCGGGGTGGTGGCCGCATCCGCGTCGCCCTTCGACGAGCTCCACGCGCGGGGGAGGCCCGTCCACGGACCCTCCAAG AAATCCATGCTCTGGAACCTGATCCAGGATATAGAGCCTCTGGACCTGAGTGTCATTCAGAAAGATGTTGCTCCTGAAACGGTAGATGCAATGAAGAGGACCATTTCTGGCATGTTGGGTCTGCTTCCATCCGATCAGTTCTGTGTCGTTGTAGAAGCCCTTTGGAACCCCTTCTTCAAGTTATTGGTATCTTCTATTATGACTGG GTATACTCTACGTAACGCCGAGTACAGGCTTTCTTTTGAAAGAAACCTAGAACTTTCTGAAGAAGATGCAGAATGTCCGAAAAGTGATATTACTGAAGATAATCATCATAACATCAACTTGGGTAGGCCTGTCACGATTTCCAGATTATCAGAAGAGGACAAGCCCCAGAACCCTGGAAAAAGTGATGAAGAATTGTCATGTGAAAATGTGGGAAAAGAGCTAGGTAACTTAACACCTCAAACAGAAGAGTACATTATTCAGATGCAATCTCGTTTGGATGCCATGAAAAAG GAGTTGCATGACCTCAGGCGGAAAAATTCTGCCCTACAGATGCAACAGTTCGTCGGAGAAGAGAAAAATGACTTGCTGGACTATTTGAGGTCACTAACACCAGAGAAG GTTGCTGAACTATCGGAGTCTACATGTCCCGGCGTGCAAGAAGCAATTCACTCTGTGGTGCATGGTTTGCTTGCTACTCTTTCCCCCAAGATACACTCAAAGGTCCCTCCGCCGCTAGAGAATGCTGCTGGGGGTGCCCTAAACCTTGGGTGCGAGAATGATGATTGTGCAGAGCTTGTTGAGAATGCTTCCCTCCCGTTTCAGCCCCTAATATCTGTTCGTCGGGACTGTCTTGCACGTCTGCTGTTCTG GTGCATGCTGCTGGGTCACTACATCCGGGGCCTGGAGTACCGGTTAGAGCTGGTGCAGCTTCTGCGAATTTCCAGCGACGTCGGTTCATTCTCTAGTGGTGATGATTATGTTGTTTGA